One Lactobacillus sp. ESL0785 DNA window includes the following coding sequences:
- a CDS encoding lantibiotic immunity ABC transporter MutE/EpiE family permease subunit, producing the protein MNKIRNLIKAEIIKNRHTFIALSLWLLPLITTILATFLLAGKQLQQAVFNWWYMVMLPAEVALISVYLLESDEQQNYFNLKLTPIPTLKICLAKILTGCCYLLFTNLIMMLLVLLVGRLFGKQLMFGQVFLATILLTVSFAWQIPLGMLLELKLPAVFTLIVMVTVNVFFASQTFAGNKILWLIPFAIPARLMAAILGVNPNGVVLAKNSFLHTKNVILPGVLLTITLFGICVLVLNYYFKEDRL; encoded by the coding sequence ATGAATAAAATCCGAAATTTAATTAAGGCAGAAATTATTAAAAATCGTCATACTTTTATCGCACTCAGTCTATGGCTGTTACCTTTAATAACAACAATTTTAGCAACCTTTTTATTGGCAGGAAAACAATTACAGCAGGCTGTCTTTAATTGGTGGTATATGGTTATGTTGCCTGCAGAAGTTGCCTTAATTAGTGTTTATTTGCTCGAAAGCGATGAACAACAGAATTATTTTAATCTTAAGCTGACACCAATTCCTACCCTTAAAATTTGTCTTGCCAAAATTTTAACGGGTTGCTGCTATTTGTTATTTACTAATTTAATTATGATGCTTTTGGTTTTATTAGTGGGAAGGCTGTTTGGTAAGCAGTTAATGTTTGGCCAGGTCTTTCTGGCAACTATTTTATTGACGGTAAGCTTTGCCTGGCAAATTCCACTTGGTATGTTGTTAGAACTTAAATTACCAGCAGTTTTTACTTTAATTGTTATGGTTACTGTAAATGTATTTTTTGCTAGCCAAACTTTTGCTGGCAATAAGATATTGTGGCTAATTCCTTTTGCAATTCCTGCTAGACTAATGGCGGCTATCTTGGGTGTGAATCCTAATGGTGTTGTGTTAGCCAAAAATAGTTTTTTACATACAAAGAATGTTATTTTACCAGGTGTTTTACTTACTATTACACTATTTGGAATTTGCGTACTTGTACTTAATTATTACTTTAAAGAAGATAGGTTATGA
- a CDS encoding lantibiotic immunity ABC transporter MutG family permease subunit yields MKLLNLIQAEFFKLRHTNYFLIHMALPLLGGTLCAGYFLMTNYQFTSFLIDYFLVIALCYPFACSYACNSIFAQEISSDCFNLLSVTSRWQILLVKLFYLLIGSLVSCLMAIFTFICLLKIMRVKILINVSYLLGMCLLLWGSNCLAYLVHSFLELKFGHNVSLVCAALEFLLAALLLTDLGNLLWPFFPSSWGEHLVRIYTMAFFNLKVVSFIPIHFALSIIISLTLAMLIFSFCWFNQWEGRRNEG; encoded by the coding sequence ATGAAGTTACTAAATTTAATCCAAGCTGAGTTTTTTAAATTACGGCATACAAATTATTTTCTAATTCATATGGCCCTTCCTTTATTAGGGGGAACATTATGTGCTGGTTACTTTTTGATGACTAATTATCAATTTACTAGCTTTTTAATTGATTATTTCTTAGTAATTGCGCTTTGTTATCCATTTGCTTGTAGTTACGCTTGTAACAGTATTTTTGCGCAAGAAATAAGTAGTGATTGTTTTAATCTCTTAAGTGTAACGAGTCGTTGGCAAATTCTGCTAGTTAAATTATTTTATCTATTAATTGGTAGCTTAGTTTCTTGCTTGATGGCAATCTTTACATTTATTTGTTTGCTTAAAATAATGCGCGTTAAAATACTAATTAATGTAAGTTATTTGTTAGGAATGTGTTTGTTACTTTGGGGCAGTAACTGCTTAGCATATCTTGTTCATAGCTTTTTGGAATTAAAGTTTGGTCATAATGTTAGCTTAGTTTGTGCTGCTCTTGAATTTTTATTAGCAGCCCTGTTACTAACAGATTTAGGTAATTTGCTTTGGCCATTTTTTCCTAGTAGTTGGGGTGAACACCTCGTGCGAATTTATACAATGGCATTCTTTAATTTAAAAGTCGTCTCATTTATTCCAATACATTTTGCTTTATCAATAATTATTAGTTTGACATTAGCAATGTTAATTTTTTCTTTTTGTTGGTTCAATCAGTGGGAAGGACGCAGGAATGAAGGTTGA
- a CDS encoding response regulator transcription factor, with translation MSKILAIDDDQDLLVLVKRALTREGYIVDTRCSTKELTAESCRFYQLLLVDVMMPDEDGFDFCQRIRPVYDGPIIFLTAKTDDTALVRGLGLGGDDYIKKPFSLAELRARVNAHLRREQRQPLHAYERSGVLFNLSERKAYVHGKTVPFTKGEFQLAAQLAEHPGQVYTKEQLYETVFGFNTAHDNAAIAEHIKNIRAKLKIFSLTPIVTVWGVGYKWQEEGVFPTY, from the coding sequence ATGTCTAAAATTCTTGCCATTGATGACGATCAAGATTTGCTAGTATTGGTTAAAAGAGCATTAACTCGTGAAGGCTACATTGTTGATACTAGGTGTTCAACAAAAGAATTAACTGCTGAAAGTTGTCGCTTTTATCAATTGTTGCTAGTTGATGTAATGATGCCTGATGAAGATGGATTTGATTTTTGTCAGCGAATTAGGCCAGTATATGATGGCCCAATTATTTTTTTAACGGCTAAAACTGATGATACTGCATTGGTGCGTGGATTAGGACTAGGCGGTGATGATTATATTAAAAAGCCGTTTAGCTTGGCTGAATTACGTGCACGAGTTAATGCTCATTTGCGTCGTGAGCAGCGGCAGCCACTTCATGCGTACGAACGCTCAGGTGTACTCTTTAATTTATCAGAGAGAAAAGCCTATGTTCATGGGAAAACTGTTCCTTTTACCAAAGGTGAGTTTCAGTTGGCAGCTCAGCTAGCAGAGCATCCAGGGCAGGTTTATACCAAGGAACAATTGTATGAAACAGTTTTTGGTTTTAATACTGCTCATGACAATGCCGCAATTGCTGAGCATATCAAGAATATTCGTGCTAAATTAAAAATATTTTCGTTAACACCAATTGTGACTGTCTGGGGAGTGGGTTATAAATGGCAAGAAGAAGGGGTATTTCCTACTTACTAA
- a CDS encoding HAMP domain-containing sensor histidine kinase: protein MARRRGISYLLIKFLLINGGIIIFLTCIWFFSAQYLSNSGVVHPANYDEQKVQQFVKKQRHKRVFNADAVPDNVSYALFNTQYHILKTNATQTDRQKMSQYLHYPDQTVYDYQLVRYPDKSVVVLHYYYLIRYINPVLQKILPPYEYFSLGILLFLILFCLVVTTILLRNKIVRSVNLFHQVGENIAQQNLDFKIPQSNIREFEHALNAMAKMRSALKKSLTSKWAQEQSQQQEISALSHDLKTPLTIIHGNSELLLEDNNLTQQQRKDLQSIMRNTLQANEYLNSLRAATNGNVEQAENVNLNTLQSVILRHAEELVHTKKIKLIVRGTMSGYAYLQKNHVIRAIINVIENAVTFTPADREIKLTFKNQPGQVQISIYDQGPGFSKSALLNATRRFWKEDQARKINGHSGLGLWFANDVVSKNKGQLIIKNGSSGGIVLIDLAKVVNKREN, encoded by the coding sequence ATGGCAAGAAGAAGGGGTATTTCCTACTTACTAATTAAATTTTTACTGATTAATGGTGGAATAATTATTTTTTTGACTTGTATCTGGTTTTTTAGTGCCCAGTATTTGTCGAATAGTGGTGTTGTCCATCCAGCTAATTATGATGAACAGAAAGTTCAACAGTTTGTTAAAAAACAACGTCATAAGCGTGTGTTTAATGCTGATGCAGTACCTGATAATGTAAGTTATGCTTTATTTAATACTCAGTATCACATCTTGAAGACTAATGCTACTCAAACTGACAGGCAAAAAATGAGTCAGTATTTGCATTATCCTGACCAGACTGTTTATGATTACCAACTTGTACGTTATCCGGATAAATCAGTTGTGGTCTTGCATTATTACTATTTAATTCGATATATTAATCCAGTTTTGCAGAAAATTTTGCCTCCATATGAATATTTTTCTTTAGGGATATTGTTATTCTTAATTTTGTTTTGCCTGGTTGTGACGACAATTTTATTAAGAAATAAGATTGTTAGGTCAGTCAATTTATTTCATCAAGTTGGTGAAAACATTGCTCAACAGAACTTAGATTTTAAAATACCACAATCCAATATTAGAGAATTTGAGCATGCTTTGAATGCAATGGCAAAAATGCGATCAGCTTTAAAAAAGTCTTTGACGAGCAAATGGGCACAGGAACAAAGCCAGCAGCAGGAAATCTCTGCTCTTAGTCATGACCTGAAAACCCCGCTCACTATTATTCACGGTAATAGTGAGTTGTTACTCGAAGATAATAATTTGACTCAGCAGCAGCGAAAAGATTTACAAAGTATTATGCGTAATACTTTGCAGGCTAATGAATATTTAAATTCGTTAAGAGCGGCAACTAATGGCAATGTTGAACAGGCAGAAAATGTTAATCTTAATACTTTGCAAAGTGTAATTCTTCGGCATGCCGAAGAATTAGTTCATACTAAAAAAATTAAGTTAATAGTAAGAGGCACCATGTCAGGTTATGCTTATTTACAAAAAAATCATGTCATTAGAGCAATAATTAATGTTATTGAAAATGCAGTTACCTTTACGCCTGCAGACAGGGAAATTAAGTTAACTTTTAAAAATCAACCAGGGCAAGTACAAATTAGTATTTATGACCAAGGTCCAGGCTTTTCTAAAAGTGCCTTGTTGAATGCAACTAGACGTTTTTGGAAAGAAGACCAAGCACGCAAGATTAATGGGCATAGTGGCCTAGGGCTATGGTTTGCCAATGATGTTGTTAGTAAAAATAAGGGACAACTAATTATCAAAAATGGTTCTAGTGGTGGCATTGTTTTGATAGATTTAGCAAAAGTTGTCAATAAACGTGAAAACTAA